In the Bifidobacterium catenulatum PV20-2 genome, one interval contains:
- a CDS encoding helix-turn-helix domain-containing protein, translated as MREDRRRRYDDGFRREALELIKAGAGKDTLARRLAIPVYTARNWIMLYRSGGEEAVMGGGGSRRYDWETKVAAARDHVENGLTKTEAMARHGIASIASLERWCRDYRSGGPEALRPKPKGRPKGARSRPKPEPTREQELAEQVAYLKAKVAYLEKLRALRASKSRGASEAPSSDCSRGGDTGSTTSSR; from the coding sequence ATGCGTGAGGATCGAAGGAGACGTTACGACGACGGGTTCCGGCGCGAGGCGCTGGAACTCATCAAGGCCGGAGCCGGCAAGGACACGCTCGCCAGACGGCTTGCCATACCGGTGTATACCGCGAGAAACTGGATCATGCTGTACAGGTCCGGCGGCGAGGAGGCGGTCATGGGAGGCGGCGGCAGCAGACGCTACGACTGGGAGACGAAGGTCGCCGCGGCGCGCGACCACGTCGAGAACGGTCTGACCAAGACGGAGGCCATGGCCAGGCACGGGATCGCGAGCATCGCGTCCCTGGAGCGCTGGTGCCGCGACTACCGGTCCGGAGGTCCGGAGGCGCTCAGGCCGAAACCCAAGGGCAGGCCGAAAGGCGCGAGATCCAGACCGAAGCCCGAACCGACGCGCGAGCAGGAGCTCGCCGAACAGGTCGCGTACCTGAAGGCGAAGGTCGCGTACCTGGAAAAACTCCGGGCCCTGCGGGCGTCCAAGTCACGCGGCGCGAGCGAAGCGCCGTCGTCCGACTGCTCGCGGGGCGGGGACACCGGCTCGACCACCTCCTCGAGATAG
- a CDS encoding IS3 family transposase codes for MLAGRGHRLDHLLEIAGLPRSTYYHHLSRPAHVSRPDVEPMVREIWERTPNGCGHRQVRMCLVHEFGQRVSAKSVLRVMRRMGLRCAIRSRNPWRRYSSYRGGTGGHVHNLLRRDFDAARPFSKLGTDVTEFKVAGGKAYLAPVYDMASKEIVAWDVSRRPDLDQQKRLLAMLAERLPAGAEPILHSDMGWQYQHQWWRDELERLGIRQSMSRKGNCLDNAATEQVFGHLKDEFYRGREFDSYEQFKRELDAYIVHWNTRRRQIRLEGHTPEEFRSMSLAV; via the coding sequence CTGCTCGCGGGGCGGGGACACCGGCTCGACCACCTCCTCGAGATAGCCGGGCTGCCGCGATCCACGTACTACCATCACCTGTCGCGCCCGGCGCATGTGTCCAGGCCGGACGTGGAGCCGATGGTACGGGAGATATGGGAGCGCACCCCGAACGGGTGCGGCCACCGGCAGGTGCGCATGTGTCTGGTCCACGAGTTCGGGCAACGAGTGTCGGCCAAGAGCGTGCTCAGGGTCATGCGGCGCATGGGACTGAGATGCGCCATCCGCTCCAGGAACCCGTGGAGGAGGTACAGCTCGTACAGGGGCGGGACGGGAGGCCACGTGCATAACCTGCTCAGACGCGACTTCGACGCGGCCCGTCCGTTCTCCAAGCTCGGCACCGACGTCACCGAGTTCAAGGTGGCGGGCGGCAAGGCGTACCTCGCGCCCGTGTACGACATGGCCAGCAAGGAGATCGTGGCCTGGGACGTGAGCCGGCGTCCCGACCTGGACCAGCAGAAGCGTCTGCTCGCCATGCTCGCGGAGCGCCTGCCCGCCGGCGCGGAACCCATACTGCACTCGGACATGGGATGGCAGTACCAGCACCAATGGTGGCGGGACGAGCTCGAACGCCTCGGCATCCGCCAGTCCATGAGCCGCAAGGGCAACTGCCTGGACAACGCCGCCACCGAGCAGGTGTTCGGACACCTGAAGGACGAGTTCTACCGCGGCCGCGAGTTCGACTCGTACGAGCAGTTCAAACGCGAGCTGGACGCCTACATCGTGCACTGGAACACCAGACGGCGCCAGATACGACTCGAGGGACACACCCCGGAGGAGTTCCGGAGCATGTCCCTCGCGGTCTAG
- the metF gene encoding methylenetetrahydrofolate reductase [NAD(P)H], with amino-acid sequence MHSPMFSLEVFPPKRTSPVGTIYDTLDGLQGLDPDFISVTYGTGKSSDRTLTARIAHTVSEYGIPSVAHLTAQYLNRDDVDQALDMFEQAKVSGVLALRGDRIDGAEPAGVFDHASDLAVYIRQQRPGMKIYGACYPEKHPQAATLEEDIDNLKKKVDAGVTHLISQLFYDNEDFLRFLDKARTAGIDVPIEAGIMPVMNAKSVLNMSSKCQSKIPEKLGIMLDKWGSDKALLKEAGIAYASEQICDLVARGVDGVHLYTMNHPCVSRRIWSNVKPFFV; translated from the coding sequence ATGCATTCGCCAATGTTCTCGCTCGAGGTGTTCCCTCCAAAGCGAACCTCCCCTGTGGGTACCATCTACGACACGTTGGATGGCCTGCAGGGGTTGGACCCCGATTTCATTTCCGTCACCTACGGCACCGGCAAATCATCCGACCGTACGCTGACCGCGCGCATCGCCCACACCGTAAGCGAATACGGCATCCCCAGCGTGGCCCATCTGACCGCGCAATATCTGAACAGGGATGACGTCGACCAGGCACTCGATATGTTCGAACAGGCCAAAGTCTCCGGCGTACTCGCCTTGCGTGGCGACCGCATCGACGGTGCCGAACCGGCAGGAGTGTTCGACCATGCCAGCGATCTGGCCGTGTACATCCGCCAGCAGCGTCCGGGCATGAAGATCTACGGCGCCTGCTATCCGGAAAAGCATCCGCAGGCGGCAACACTGGAAGAAGACATCGACAATCTCAAAAAGAAAGTCGACGCCGGCGTGACACACCTGATCTCGCAACTGTTCTACGATAACGAGGACTTCCTGAGATTCCTCGACAAAGCGAGGACTGCAGGCATCGACGTGCCGATCGAAGCGGGCATCATGCCAGTCATGAACGCGAAATCGGTGTTGAACATGTCGAGCAAATGTCAGTCGAAGATTCCCGAAAAACTCGGCATCATGCTCGATAAATGGGGAAGCGACAAGGCTTTGCTTAAAGAGGCGGGTATCGCTTACGCATCCGAGCAGATCTGCGATTTGGTGGCGCGGGGCGTCGACGGTGTGCACCTGTATACGATGAACCATCCATGCGTCAGCCGACGTATTTGGTCCAACGTCAAACCATTCTTCGTCTGA
- the metE gene encoding 5-methyltetrahydropteroyltriglutamate--homocysteine S-methyltransferase gives MSALTSVSGFPRIGQNRELKKIIEAYWKGAAALDDVRATAKELRAKHWKLQQAAGIDLIPSNDFSYYDQMLDTAILLNVIPQRYQRLAFDNPEETLFAMGRGYQGDKGDVTALPMKKWFTTNYHYLVPEVDEVTDIKLNSTKPFDEFNEAKALGITTKPVLIGPYTFLKLARNPQAEELEYDKGLINAVAAVYAEVVAKFAELGAEWIQIDEPYLVLDKEPGDVELFKSLYAKILPARNGKIKVLLNTYFGHIADVYETVNLLAFDGIGLDLNEGKDENLAAVEKFGVAENTTIFAGVVNGRNIWRNDYAVSLGLVDALKKVADNVAVSSASSLLHVPFSTEGEDSLADDVRKHFAFAVEKLGELHDIAVLADASEEDKKASEALAGNQALFDGTRVAADKNVAERLAALTDADFVRQPARAERQKAQREALNLPLLPTTTIGSFPQTKEVRAERARLRKGEITKAEYDEYMKAQIDACIKHQEQIGLDVLVHGEFERNDMVEYFGQNLNGFLFTKNAWVQSYGTRCVKPPIVWGDVSRANPITVEWSAYAQSRTSHVMKGMLTGPVTILNWSWPREDITHEQQTQQLALAIRDEVLDLEAAGIKVIQIDEAALREKLPLRKTDWHKKYLDWAIPAFRLVHSAVKPTTQIHTHMCYSEFNDIITDIDAMDADVISFEASRGDLVVLDAIHDANFETEAGPGVYDIHSPRIPSEAEIEERIYEILKKMDVEKVWINPDCGLKTRGNAETWPSLENLVAAAQAVRAKLAK, from the coding sequence ATGTCCGCTCTCACTTCCGTCTCCGGTTTCCCGCGCATCGGCCAGAACCGCGAGCTGAAGAAAATTATCGAAGCCTATTGGAAGGGTGCCGCCGCGCTTGACGACGTGCGCGCCACCGCCAAGGAGCTGCGTGCCAAGCATTGGAAGTTGCAGCAGGCAGCAGGAATCGACCTGATTCCGAGCAACGACTTCAGCTATTACGACCAAATGCTTGACACTGCCATCCTGCTGAATGTCATTCCGCAGCGCTATCAGCGCCTCGCCTTCGACAATCCCGAGGAGACGCTGTTCGCCATGGGCCGCGGCTACCAGGGAGACAAGGGCGACGTCACCGCGTTGCCGATGAAGAAGTGGTTCACCACCAACTACCACTATCTGGTGCCGGAAGTCGATGAAGTCACCGACATCAAGCTCAACAGCACCAAGCCGTTCGACGAGTTCAACGAGGCGAAGGCGCTCGGCATCACCACCAAGCCGGTACTCATCGGCCCGTACACCTTCCTCAAGCTAGCCCGCAACCCGCAGGCCGAAGAACTCGAATACGATAAGGGCCTGATCAACGCGGTCGCCGCCGTCTACGCCGAGGTCGTGGCCAAGTTCGCCGAACTGGGCGCCGAATGGATCCAGATCGACGAACCGTACCTCGTGCTCGACAAGGAGCCGGGCGACGTCGAACTGTTCAAGAGCCTGTACGCCAAGATCCTGCCCGCACGCAATGGCAAGATCAAGGTGCTGCTCAACACCTACTTCGGCCACATCGCCGACGTGTATGAGACCGTCAACCTGCTCGCCTTCGACGGCATCGGACTCGACCTCAACGAAGGTAAGGATGAGAATCTCGCCGCCGTCGAAAAGTTTGGCGTCGCAGAGAACACCACCATCTTCGCCGGCGTGGTCAACGGCCGCAACATCTGGCGCAACGATTACGCCGTCAGCCTCGGCCTTGTCGACGCGCTGAAGAAGGTCGCCGACAACGTGGCCGTCTCCAGCGCAAGCTCCCTGCTGCACGTGCCGTTCAGCACCGAAGGTGAGGACAGTCTCGCCGATGACGTGCGCAAGCATTTCGCCTTCGCCGTTGAAAAGCTCGGTGAACTGCACGACATCGCGGTCCTTGCCGACGCCAGCGAGGAAGACAAGAAGGCATCCGAAGCATTGGCCGGCAACCAGGCACTGTTCGACGGTACCCGCGTCGCCGCCGACAAGAACGTAGCGGAACGTCTCGCAGCCCTGACCGACGCGGACTTCGTACGCCAGCCGGCACGCGCCGAACGCCAGAAGGCACAGCGAGAGGCGTTGAACCTGCCATTGCTGCCGACCACCACCATCGGATCCTTCCCGCAAACCAAGGAAGTGCGCGCCGAACGCGCCAGACTGCGCAAGGGCGAAATCACCAAGGCAGAATACGACGAATACATGAAGGCGCAGATCGATGCCTGCATCAAACATCAGGAGCAGATTGGCCTCGACGTGCTTGTGCATGGCGAATTCGAACGCAACGACATGGTCGAATACTTCGGCCAGAACCTCAACGGTTTCCTGTTCACCAAGAACGCTTGGGTGCAGTCCTACGGCACCCGCTGCGTGAAGCCCCCGATCGTATGGGGCGACGTGTCCCGCGCCAACCCGATCACCGTGGAATGGAGTGCTTACGCGCAGTCCCGCACCAGCCATGTGATGAAGGGCATGCTCACCGGCCCGGTCACCATTCTCAACTGGTCCTGGCCGCGCGAGGACATCACCCACGAGCAGCAGACCCAGCAGCTGGCCCTCGCCATCCGCGATGAAGTGCTCGACCTCGAAGCAGCAGGCATCAAGGTCATCCAGATCGACGAGGCCGCCCTGCGCGAAAAGCTACCGCTCAGGAAGACCGACTGGCACAAGAAGTACCTCGACTGGGCCATTCCGGCATTCCGACTGGTGCACTCCGCAGTCAAGCCGACCACGCAGATCCATACCCACATGTGCTACTCGGAGTTCAACGACATCATCACCGACATCGATGCCATGGACGCCGACGTGATCTCTTTCGAAGCCTCCCGCGGTGATCTTGTGGTGCTCGACGCCATTCACGACGCCAACTTCGAAACCGAAGCTGGCCCGGGCGTCTACGACATCCACTCGCCGCGCATCCCGTCTGAAGCCGAAATCGAGGAACGCATCTACGAAATCCTCAAGAAGATGGACGTCGAAAAGGTGTGGATCAACCCCGACTGCGGTTTGAAGACCCGCGGCAACGCCGAAACCTGGCCAAGCCTCGAAAACCTCGTGGCCGCAGCCCAGGCTGTGCGCGCCAAGCTGGCCAAGTAA
- a CDS encoding site-specific integrase gives MAGKTKNRRTGGSGSVFQDSKGRWHFRKDMGTDPATGRRRPPIEATGMVKSEARARFQAKIAEWERDGRLPSKDGPKTADYFERWMEKHRTTVNPTTWRNESSWMRTMNAIIGNIRLNRLTADDINGMCRRLRRTRKSKTVNTYLAVLGAMLRTAKRDGLIADDPMENVGRMPEDRYERPILDVADPAKVIEAALAEPDPAVAVFDSPDEREKWALMFELAFTTGMRPGERYGLMPYQLELHHGIPVINVCQQAKPIPAGATIPDWMEAEHLDGAIWLTKPKTAKGVRTVPIPQGLWDRLWAHIVKWGVPSHGLVFTNLYGHPIRRDNEEKRWRRALKMAGLPYVDIYSARHWLATELAAAGASDEERTAIMGHTDIHTTSVYTHWRERRLAKTLDAALPDLRDGQ, from the coding sequence ATGGCGGGCAAGACGAAAAACAGAAGGACCGGGGGATCCGGAAGCGTGTTCCAGGACTCCAAAGGACGATGGCACTTCCGCAAGGACATGGGAACCGACCCGGCGACCGGACGCAGACGCCCGCCGATCGAAGCCACCGGCATGGTGAAAAGCGAGGCGCGCGCCCGTTTCCAGGCGAAGATAGCGGAATGGGAGCGGGACGGAAGACTGCCCAGCAAGGACGGCCCGAAAACCGCGGACTACTTCGAACGGTGGATGGAGAAGCACAGGACCACCGTCAACCCCACCACCTGGCGCAACGAATCCAGCTGGATGCGCACCATGAACGCGATCATCGGGAACATCCGCCTCAACCGGCTCACCGCCGACGACATCAACGGCATGTGCAGACGACTGCGCCGCACACGCAAAAGCAAGACCGTCAACACCTATCTCGCAGTCCTCGGCGCCATGCTCCGAACCGCGAAACGGGACGGACTCATCGCCGACGACCCGATGGAAAACGTCGGACGAATGCCGGAGGACCGGTACGAACGCCCCATCCTCGACGTCGCCGACCCAGCGAAGGTCATCGAGGCCGCGCTCGCCGAGCCCGATCCGGCGGTCGCAGTGTTCGACAGTCCGGACGAGCGTGAGAAGTGGGCACTCATGTTCGAACTTGCCTTCACCACGGGCATGCGGCCGGGGGAGAGGTATGGCCTGATGCCCTACCAGCTGGAACTGCATCATGGGATTCCCGTCATCAACGTGTGCCAGCAGGCCAAGCCGATACCAGCCGGCGCCACGATCCCGGATTGGATGGAAGCCGAGCATCTGGATGGGGCGATCTGGCTGACCAAACCGAAGACCGCCAAAGGCGTGCGGACAGTTCCCATTCCGCAGGGGCTTTGGGACCGTCTTTGGGCGCATATCGTCAAATGGGGCGTGCCGTCCCATGGACTGGTGTTCACCAATCTTTACGGCCATCCCATCAGACGGGACAACGAGGAGAAGCGTTGGCGCCGCGCCCTGAAGATGGCGGGACTGCCGTACGTCGACATCTACAGCGCGCGGCACTGGCTCGCCACCGAACTCGCCGCCGCCGGCGCGAGCGACGAGGAGCGCACCGCCATCATGGGCCACACCGACATCCACACCACCAGCGTGTACACGCATTGGAGGGAACGGCGGCTCGCCAAGACGCTCGACGCCGCCCTGCCAGACCTCCGCGACGGCCAGTGA
- a CDS encoding ATP-binding cassette domain-containing protein: protein MRNASTPPLLRLEDICVRFGFVEALKSVNLTIDRKEVIAIVGDNGAGKSTLMKVISGFLQPGFGHIYLNGEQVTIPSIREADRMGIASVFQGQELCDNLDVASNLFLGKEMQSGWVRDDDMMNTRARSVLGALNSAIRVGSPIASLSVGQRQTVAIARTLLNDPQLILLDEPTASLSVMQAAEVLSYIKRIRSDGRSVVMVCHDLPNVFAVSDRIVVIRQGRIRGVYRTAKTSYEEIIAQIAGVDAGHGSEGMTENPKYANMIHQRKLIDRTISAEMNLE from the coding sequence ATGAGGAACGCAAGTACACCTCCGTTGCTGCGATTGGAGGACATCTGCGTCAGATTCGGATTCGTCGAGGCGCTGAAATCGGTGAATCTGACCATCGATCGCAAAGAGGTCATTGCCATCGTGGGCGACAACGGCGCCGGCAAGTCCACACTGATGAAGGTGATCTCCGGTTTTCTGCAACCCGGATTCGGGCATATCTATCTCAACGGCGAACAGGTGACGATCCCATCGATCCGGGAGGCGGACCGCATGGGCATCGCTTCCGTCTTCCAAGGCCAGGAGCTCTGCGACAACCTCGATGTGGCTTCCAATCTTTTCCTCGGCAAGGAGATGCAGTCGGGCTGGGTTCGTGACGACGATATGATGAACACGCGAGCCCGTTCCGTGCTCGGAGCGCTGAACTCCGCGATCCGCGTGGGGTCCCCCATCGCCTCGCTGTCGGTGGGGCAGCGTCAGACCGTGGCCATCGCCCGCACGCTGCTCAACGACCCGCAGCTCATCCTGCTCGACGAGCCGACCGCCTCGCTGTCGGTGATGCAGGCTGCAGAAGTGCTGTCCTACATCAAACGGATACGTTCCGATGGCCGGTCGGTGGTGATGGTCTGCCATGACCTGCCGAACGTGTTCGCGGTGTCGGATCGCATCGTGGTCATCCGACAAGGACGTATCCGCGGCGTGTATCGCACCGCCAAGACCTCCTACGAGGAGATTATCGCGCAAATCGCTGGCGTTGACGCCGGACATGGGAGCGAGGGGATGACGGAGAACCCGAAATACGCCAACATGATCCATCAGCGCAAGCTCATCGACCGCACGATCAGCGCCGAGATGAATCTCGAATAG
- a CDS encoding sugar-binding protein gives MQFTKKIVAVVAGVAMCAGLTACGSSRTGQSGDGDKIEKGATIGISMPTKSEERWNKDGNNLKANLEKQGYKVILSFADDKPAQQNADIENMVNNDAKIVVVASKDGTAVGPAVEKARDAGAKVIAYDRLIMNTDAVDYYATFQLEQTGVLEATWLIDKLGLEDGATGPFNIELFAGSPDDNNSKYFFKGAWDLLQPYFEKGILVNPSNHGGGVKASDKAEDIWQKIGVQSWKAEQAQKDMESILDSTYAHGEKLDAVLSPYDGITQGVANAIESKRPDMKPGTDSWPYITGQDAMEISIANIANGKQGETVFKDVNKLANAVEELIIEIAEGKEVSGINGKFNNGNLDVPSKLLDPQGITIDNLSDLVKANYVTQSRFNELTKGTLLEDQIK, from the coding sequence ATGCAGTTCACCAAGAAGATCGTCGCCGTCGTGGCGGGCGTGGCGATGTGCGCGGGTCTCACGGCCTGCGGCAGCAGTCGAACCGGACAGTCTGGCGACGGCGACAAGATCGAGAAAGGCGCAACCATCGGCATTTCGATGCCGACCAAATCCGAGGAGCGCTGGAACAAGGATGGCAACAACCTCAAGGCCAATCTTGAGAAGCAAGGGTACAAGGTCATCCTGTCGTTCGCGGATGACAAGCCCGCCCAACAGAACGCCGACATCGAGAACATGGTCAACAACGATGCGAAGATCGTCGTGGTCGCCTCCAAGGACGGCACCGCGGTCGGTCCAGCCGTCGAGAAGGCCCGTGACGCTGGCGCGAAGGTCATTGCCTACGACCGTCTGATCATGAACACCGACGCGGTCGACTACTACGCCACGTTCCAGCTGGAGCAGACTGGCGTGCTCGAGGCCACCTGGCTGATCGACAAACTCGGGTTGGAGGACGGCGCCACCGGCCCGTTCAACATCGAGCTGTTCGCAGGCTCCCCGGACGACAATAATTCCAAATACTTCTTCAAGGGCGCATGGGATCTACTCCAGCCCTACTTCGAGAAGGGCATCCTCGTCAACCCATCCAACCACGGCGGCGGCGTGAAGGCCTCCGACAAGGCCGAGGACATCTGGCAGAAGATCGGCGTGCAGTCTTGGAAGGCCGAGCAGGCCCAGAAGGATATGGAATCCATCCTCGACTCCACTTACGCGCACGGCGAGAAACTCGACGCGGTGCTCAGCCCTTACGACGGCATCACCCAAGGCGTGGCCAACGCCATCGAGTCCAAGCGCCCGGATATGAAGCCCGGCACCGACAGCTGGCCGTACATCACTGGCCAGGACGCGATGGAGATCTCCATCGCCAACATCGCTAACGGCAAGCAGGGCGAGACCGTGTTCAAGGACGTGAACAAGCTCGCGAACGCCGTCGAGGAGTTGATCATCGAGATCGCCGAGGGCAAGGAGGTGTCCGGCATCAACGGCAAGTTCAACAACGGCAACTTGGACGTGCCGTCCAAGCTGCTTGACCCGCAGGGCATCACCATCGACAACCTCTCCGATCTGGTGAAGGCGAACTACGTGACCCAGAGCCGCTTCAACGAACTGACTAAGGGCACGCTGCTCGAGGATCAGATCAAGTGA
- a CDS encoding ROK family transcriptional regulator → MATRLFGSQTSLREANRANLLSSIHKFGAMTQVELAEVTGLSTATVSTLVHQLVDEGQLETKSTIRNGRRATLVKLAHNQGLGIGLWIAQRELKLAVVDFSKSIIAEHMLPLPLGHKADTTLERAIQLIDETMTSIDADLGEIAGIGVALAAPVAIGDHMIAIPGIMPGWDGFDIVSLLSTAFNTPVYVDNDANYAAYCESRMGAAIGKRDFVYISTNDNVGAGIVAGGKIMHGVTGLAGEIGHIQVDPLGAICSCGNRGCLNTIVSENRLVQLLSVTHGNMTMDDLVAQANDGDPGCRRIIADTAVRIGQVAADLCISIDPEVVVVGGKLAMTGEVFTQPFNEALQRLLFPDAVMPITVLSSPHPSGNCALGGALAAIGHAIRNSIAA, encoded by the coding sequence ATGGCAACACGACTTTTCGGCTCACAAACCTCCCTGCGCGAGGCAAACCGCGCCAACCTGCTGTCCAGTATCCACAAATTCGGTGCCATGACGCAGGTCGAACTCGCGGAGGTCACCGGCCTCTCCACCGCGACGGTCTCCACACTCGTCCACCAACTCGTCGACGAGGGACAGCTGGAGACCAAAAGCACCATACGCAACGGCCGCAGGGCTACCTTGGTCAAACTCGCCCACAATCAGGGTCTCGGCATCGGCCTGTGGATCGCGCAACGCGAACTGAAACTGGCCGTCGTCGATTTCTCTAAATCAATCATCGCGGAGCATATGCTGCCGCTTCCCCTCGGACACAAGGCCGACACCACACTGGAACGCGCGATACAACTCATCGATGAGACCATGACCAGTATCGACGCTGATCTCGGGGAGATCGCCGGCATCGGCGTGGCCTTGGCCGCACCAGTCGCCATCGGCGACCACATGATCGCCATCCCCGGCATCATGCCCGGGTGGGATGGCTTCGACATCGTCTCCCTGCTAAGCACCGCATTCAACACCCCCGTATACGTCGACAACGATGCAAACTACGCCGCCTACTGCGAATCGCGCATGGGCGCGGCAATTGGCAAGCGCGACTTCGTCTATATCTCCACCAATGACAACGTAGGCGCGGGTATCGTTGCCGGCGGGAAGATCATGCACGGGGTGACCGGCCTAGCCGGCGAGATCGGCCATATCCAAGTCGATCCGCTCGGTGCGATCTGCTCCTGCGGCAATCGCGGATGTCTCAACACCATCGTCTCTGAGAACCGGCTGGTGCAACTGCTCAGCGTCACACACGGCAACATGACGATGGATGACCTCGTGGCACAGGCGAACGACGGCGACCCCGGATGCCGCCGCATCATCGCCGACACGGCGGTGCGCATCGGGCAAGTGGCCGCCGACCTGTGCATCAGCATCGACCCGGAGGTCGTCGTGGTCGGAGGCAAACTCGCCATGACCGGCGAGGTGTTCACGCAACCGTTCAATGAAGCGCTGCAGCGGCTGCTGTTCCCCGACGCGGTCATGCCGATCACGGTGCTGAGCTCCCCTCACCCGAGCGGCAACTGCGCGCTGGGTGGCGCGCTCGCCGCCATCGGACATGCGATCCGCAACAGCATCGCAGCATAG